In Thermodesulfobacteriota bacterium, the genomic window CCAGCGTCCGGGGCGTTTGTCCAGGAGCGCATCCTGGGACCTCCCCTCTTGGGGCGGGAACCCCCCACCGGGTGCGACGGGGCGGTGTCGCTCCACCACACGGAAGAACAGAAGATTGCCCGCGCCATCGCGGTATCGGGCCACAACATGAGCCGCGCTTCGCGGATGCTTGGCATTTCGAGGAGCACGCTGTACCGGAAGGTCAAATCGCTCAGCATCGCCGTCCCGGATGATTTCCCCTATCGAAGGGCAGGCGGGTGAACCAGTACTGTCGCGGCCCCTCCCGTGCCGCGCTCAGCGCTTTGCCTCGGCCTGGGCCTGGCAGGCCAGGCAGAAGGGGGTCTCGGGGCGGGCCTTGAGGCGCTTGTACGCGATAGGCTCTTCGCACTTGCGGCAGGTGCCGTACTCGCCGGACTCGCAGGCGGCCAGTGCCGCGGAGACTTGGCGCAGGCGAAGCTCCAATGCTTCGAGGCTCGCCCGGGCCATCTGCTGCTGCTGGAGGGCGTCGATTCGGGAGATTCGGCCGATGGGCAGGTCCAGGTCTACGGGTCGCGCCCCTTCCCTGGAGGTTTCGAGGATGCCTTCGAGTTCGTGCCGCAGTGCCACGAGGTCTCGCTGGAGTTCTTCCACCTGGGCGTCGGTCAGCTCTTCCACGGTTGCACCGCCTCACGACTGCTTGCGCATCTCTCGGACGAGGGCCGGCAGCACCTGGTAGAGGTCGCCAACCATACCGAGGTCGGCGGCACCGAAGATGGGGGCGTTCTCGTCCTGGTTGACCGCGGCGATGACCTTGGCGCCGCGGACGCCGGTGAGGTGCTGGATCTGCCCCGAGATGCCGATCCCGAGGTACAGCTCTGGCTTCACCTGCACTCCCGAGAGCCCGATGCACGCCTGGTCCGGCAGCCAGTGCATCTCCTCGGAAAGGGGTCGGGTGCAGCCGATCTCCCCGCCGAGCACCTCGGCCAACTCCCGGGCCAGCCCGAGGTCGTCCTCGGCCGCGAAGCCCCTTCCGACGGCAACGACCACCCGGGCGTCGGCGAGGTCTCGGGTTTCCCGCTCCCGGACGCGCCGTTCCACGATCCGAACCGGGGACGGCTGCGGATGCGGGAGCTGCCGGACCTGCCCGGTCCGCCCCTCCCGGGCCGGCGCCGGGTCGAACGTCCGCGGGGGAATGGTCGCCATCGCGGGCCGGGTGGTGCACCGCAGGCTCTGGACCGCTGCGCCCCCATAGATGAGGCGCTTCATGAGGATGCCTTCGCGGGTGTCATCGATCTCGAGGGCGGTGCACTGGCTGCAAAGCCCGGCATCCAGGCGAGCAGCCACCCGGGCGGCCAGGTCCCTGCCGCGGCTCGTGCCCGCCACGAGGAAAACCCTCGGCTGCTCCTTCCGCGCCTCGTCGGCGATCACCCCAGCGTAGGCGTCGAGGGACTGGTCCTCCGCCAGGGGCGGAAGGAGCAGCACCTCATCGGCGCCGCAGGCGATGCACTCGTCCGCCTCTTCCCGCGCCTGAAGGGTCAACGCCGAGAGGCTGGTCCCCAGCCCGTCGGCTATGCCTCGGCCGACGTGGAGCAATTCCAGGACCTCTCTGTGTTCTTCCGCAAGGATCCACACGCCAGCCATGGGCTCTTCGCCTCCCTACGTCAGGACGTTCCTGCGGCGCAACGCGTCCACGAACCGGACGATCTCTGCCGGCTCTGCGCCGAACCTCTCGCAGGTGCGCTCCAGCCGCGCCGTCCGGAGCTCGACCGTTTCCGTGCGTGCCGCGGGCACCGGCGGCAGGTCGCCGGCCGAGAGGGTCTCGACCGGCTTCTTGGACGCCATGAGGGTGTCACGGACACCCGGGATCCTCGGAGAGTTGATGTCCGGCAGCACGGTGACCAGGGCCGGCAGCGGCGCTTCCAGCACCTCCACCCCCTCTTCCACCCGCCGCTCCACGATCACCCGCCTGCCTTCCAGGGAGACCTTCTGGGCGAAGCACACGCAGGGGATGCCCAGCTTCTCGGCCAGACGCGGGCCGACCTGTTGGGCATAGAGGTCGCTGGAACCCTCGCCGCAAAGAACGAGGTCGTAAGCACCGATGGGGCCGGAGACCATCGCCGCCAGAAGCGCGGCCGTCTGGGAGGGCTCCAGGTCGCGAAACCCCTCGTCGGCGGCGACACAGGCGCGGTCGGGACCTCGCGAGAGGGCATCCTTGATCCCCTTGGTGGCCCCGGGTGCACCCACGGTCGCGGCGATCACGGTGCCCCCGTGCTCGTCCCGCAGGCGGACGGCCTCCTCGATGGCGTTTCGGTCATAGTCGCTGAGCTTCCAGCTGACCGAGGAGAGGTCGACTTCGCCGGAGGGGCCGGCCCGAATGTAGGCCTCGTCGATCACCCATTTGAAACAGGCCACGATCGTGGGCATGGTCCCCTTCCTCCGTCCGAGGGCGGTCTGGGCCCCGAGGTCAGCGCAGCACGCTTCCGGAGATCACCATCCGCTGGGCCTCCGAGGTGCCTTCGTAGATCTCGGTGATCTTCGCGTCGCGCATCAGCCTCTCCACCTTCTGGCCCTTGATGTACCCGTAGCCGCCGTGGATCTGCACCGCCTTCACGGTGTGGTGCATGGCCTTCTCCGAAGCGAAGAGCTTCGCCATGGAGGCTTCCTTGGTGAACGGCTGGCCCCGGTCGAGCAGCCAGGCGGCGTGGTAGGTGAGAAACCGCGCGGCGGAGAGGTCCGTGGCCATATCGGAGATCATCCAGGAGATGGCCTGGTGCTTGGCAATGGCTTTGGCGAACTGCACCCTCTGCTTGGAGTACCCCACGCTCTCGTCCAGGGCGGCCTGGAGGATGCCCAACGCCTGGGCTGCAATTCCCACCCGGCCCTGGTCAAAACCCCGCATGGCGATCGCCAGGCCATCTCCCTCCTTGCCGAGAAGGTTCTCCGCGGGAACCCGACACTCCTTCAGGAACACCTCGGAGGTCTTGGAGGAGCGCAGCCCCATTTTGTGAAAGGGCTGTCCCGGTGTCAGCCCGGGGGTGCCCCGCGGCACGATGAAGGCGCTCATGCCCTTGCGCCCGGCCTCCTTGTCGGTCCAGGCGAAGACGAGGTACGTGTCCGCCAGGGGGCCGTTGGAGATGAAGGTCTTGGTCCCGTCGATCCGGTACGCATCCCCGTCTTTCACGGCCGTGGTGGTCGCCGCCATCACGTCCGTGCCGGCGCCGGGCTCTGTGAACGCCAGGGCGCCCAGGTGCCGGCCCTGGGCCAGGGGCGGGAGGTATTTCCTCTTCTGCGCCTCGTTTCCGAACTGCTCGATCAGCATGCAACCCACGGCGACGTGGATGGAGATGGTGAAGCCGGTGGAGGCACACGACCGGGAGAGCTCCTCCAGGGCCACGATGTGGGTCAGGTAGTCGGAGCCCGCACCGCCGTATTCCTGGGAGACCGGGATACCCATCCAGCCTCCCTTTCCGAGCTCCTCGAACACTTCGGTCGGGTGGCGCTCGTTCTCGTCGATCTCGACGGCAATCGGATCCAGATGTTTTGCGGTGAACTCCCGCATGTTGGTTCGAATCAGCTCTTGTTCTTCCGTCAGGTGAAAATGCATGGTCGCCCTCCTCGTCGATGTGGCCCAAGATACCCATGGAACCTCGGCCGGCCTCCGGGCCCTCCGAGGCATGGCCCGGTCTTCAGCCAAAGCGGAACTGCACGCCGCACCCTCCCTCCGGATATGCCCACTCCAGGACCTCGGTGCCGCAAACCACGCGGCAGGTCCCGCACTCCAGGCAGCCATCCACCGTCAGCGCGACCCGCCCCTGGTCGTCGCGGCTGTAGAGGCCGGCAGGGCAGAGCGGGATCGCCCTCCCCAACCGGGGGTCGTTCTCCTGGCCCGGCCGGATTCGGATGTGGGGCTGCTTGCCGGGCTTGAATACGTCGAGCCCCAGCTTCTCGGCCAGGCGCCTCGCGTCGCTCATAGCTTCCTCGCCGCCCGCAAGTCCTTGAACACACCCCAGAGCTCGGCCACGGTGAGGTGCTTTCGAAGGGTGGGGTAGAGGCGCATCTTGGGCCCGTCGGGGATTGCGTAGAGGTCTCGGAACACGCTGCCGACGAGGTCGGGGTAATGGCCGAACCAGCGCGGGTTCTCCCGCACCGCCGGGCCCTCCCGGAAGCTGTCCAGGTCCTGCCCGACGAAACTCTCGGCGAGCATCCGGTCGTAGGCGGCCAGCGACTCCCGGCCGAAATCGGCGGACTCCCTTGCCTGCAACACGGCCCGGGCGGCCCAGTGGCCCGAGGCCAGCGCATACTCCATGCCCCGGACCGTCACGCCCAGGTTCAGCGCGAGCCCTGCCGCGTCTCCCGCGACCAGAATTCCGTCGCCCGACAACCGACCCACGGCCTCTCGTCCCCCCTCGGGGATGAGATGTGCTCCGTACTCCACGGTGCGA contains:
- a CDS encoding electron transfer flavoprotein subunit alpha/FixB family protein, producing MAGVWILAEEHREVLELLHVGRGIADGLGTSLSALTLQAREEADECIACGADEVLLLPPLAEDQSLDAYAGVIADEARKEQPRVFLVAGTSRGRDLAARVAARLDAGLCSQCTALEIDDTREGILMKRLIYGGAAVQSLRCTTRPAMATIPPRTFDPAPAREGRTGQVRQLPHPQPSPVRIVERRVRERETRDLADARVVVAVGRGFAAEDDLGLARELAEVLGGEIGCTRPLSEEMHWLPDQACIGLSGVQVKPELYLGIGISGQIQHLTGVRGAKVIAAVNQDENAPIFGAADLGMVGDLYQVLPALVREMRKQS
- a CDS encoding TraR/DksA C4-type zinc finger protein, with product MEELTDAQVEELQRDLVALRHELEGILETSREGARPVDLDLPIGRISRIDALQQQQMARASLEALELRLRQVSAALAACESGEYGTCRKCEEPIAYKRLKARPETPFCLACQAQAEAKR
- a CDS encoding electron transfer flavoprotein subunit beta/FixA family protein — protein: MPTIVACFKWVIDEAYIRAGPSGEVDLSSVSWKLSDYDRNAIEEAVRLRDEHGGTVIAATVGAPGATKGIKDALSRGPDRACVAADEGFRDLEPSQTAALLAAMVSGPIGAYDLVLCGEGSSDLYAQQVGPRLAEKLGIPCVCFAQKVSLEGRRVIVERRVEEGVEVLEAPLPALVTVLPDINSPRIPGVRDTLMASKKPVETLSAGDLPPVPAARTETVELRTARLERTCERFGAEPAEIVRFVDALRRRNVLT
- a CDS encoding acyl-CoA dehydrogenase family protein; this encodes MHFHLTEEQELIRTNMREFTAKHLDPIAVEIDENERHPTEVFEELGKGGWMGIPVSQEYGGAGSDYLTHIVALEELSRSCASTGFTISIHVAVGCMLIEQFGNEAQKRKYLPPLAQGRHLGALAFTEPGAGTDVMAATTTAVKDGDAYRIDGTKTFISNGPLADTYLVFAWTDKEAGRKGMSAFIVPRGTPGLTPGQPFHKMGLRSSKTSEVFLKECRVPAENLLGKEGDGLAIAMRGFDQGRVGIAAQALGILQAALDESVGYSKQRVQFAKAIAKHQAISWMISDMATDLSAARFLTYHAAWLLDRGQPFTKEASMAKLFASEKAMHHTVKAVQIHGGYGYIKGQKVERLMRDAKITEIYEGTSEAQRMVISGSVLR
- a CDS encoding 4Fe-4S dicluster domain-containing protein, with protein sequence MSDARRLAEKLGLDVFKPGKQPHIRIRPGQENDPRLGRAIPLCPAGLYSRDDQGRVALTVDGCLECGTCRVVCGTEVLEWAYPEGGCGVQFRFG